GGTTGGGCGAGGCCGTGTCGAAGGCGACGAAGGTCGCGGCCTTGCCGACGCTGAGCGAGCCGAGATCCGTTGCTCCCAGCACCTGGGCGGCGTTCACGGTCATGGCGGCCAGGAGCCGGCCGGGGTCGGGGTGGCGCACTGTTCCGGTGCGCCACCGTTCGGCTTTGACGAGGAAGTTCGCCTCCTCGTGGGGTGAGGGGGTCGTGGTCATGACGTTGTCGGTGCCGAGCGCGACCTTCACCCCGGCGGCAACCGCGCCGAGGTAGGGAGGGACCCCGAAGCCGAGGGCGGCGTGGGACCGCGGGCACATCACGACCGCCATGCCTGCCCGGGCGGCGGCGTGCAGTTCTTCGGGGGTGGCGGCGGTGGCGTGCACCAGGTAGTCGGGGCGCAGGATCTCGATCGCGCGGGCGATGTCGCTGCGGCCGGTGCGGGCCAGGGAGGTCTGCCGGTCCTCCTCCCGCTCGCTGACGTGCGCGGCGAGCCGCTTGCCGGAGGCGCGGACGAGGTCGGCGGTCTGGGCCAGGGCGGCGTCGGTGAGCTGGTTGGGCGAGACGACGCTGAACCCGTCCGCGCTGTCGAGGATGTCGCGGATCTCAGCCTGGGCTTCCTCACTGAGCCCGCCGGTGTTCGCCCGCAACTGCTCTGTGGTGAAGGGCAGGTCGGCGTGACGGCCCAGGGCCAGGGCTCGGATGGGCAGGCCGGAGGTGGCCTCGCGCAGCAGGTCGACGCCGTGCCGGCCCTGCTCGCGGAAGTCTTCGAAGGCGACCACTCCGCAGCGGATCATGGTCTGCATCGCCTGGCGCATGCCGGTGACGAGCTGCTCGTCGCCGGCCTGGGCCATGAGCTGCCAGCGCTGCCCGTCAGGTGCGTAGAGCAGGTCCACGCCCTCGGTGCGGAAGCCGGCTTCGGCGAAGGCGGCGTCGCCGATGTGGGTGTGGCCGTTGACGAAGCCGGGGGTGATCAGCAGGTCGGGCCGGTGCAGGCGCGGCACCGCGGGGCCGGGATCGTGCAGGCGTCCGGCAGCGGTGATCCGCCCGTCGGTGATGACGAGGGTGGCCTGGCGTGTCGGTGTCAGCTCCTCTCCGAGGAGGGCGGTGACACCGGTCAGCGCCCACGTGCCGATGTCCGTCGGCCCGTTGACCGGGCCCGCGGGCCCGTTGTCCGCCGTCATACGCGCTCCTCGTCTGGTCGGGTCGAGCCGGATCGTGCGTCGGATCCCTCCGTGGCCGGTGGTGGGGAGGGGGTGTCGGCGGCGGCGAGGACCGCGTCGACGATGTGCGCGTAGGCGCCGCAGCGGCACAGGTTGCCCGCCAGGTGGCGGCGTACCTGGTCCCGGCTGGGACGGGGGGTGCGCTCCAGCAGTGCGGTGGCGGCCATGAGCATCCCCGGGGTGCAGTAGCCGCACTGGACCGCACCGTGGTCGACGAAGGTCCGCTGCAGCCGGCTCAGTTCTCCGTGGCGGGCGAGGTCCTCGACGGTGCGGACCTCGCCCCCGATGCGGGTGGCCGTGGTGCGGCAGGCGCGGAGCGGCTGCCCGTCCAGCAGTACGGTGCACGTTCCGCACACGCCCTCGGCGTCGCAGCCGGCCTTCGCCCCGGTGAGTGCGAGCCGCTCCCGCAGGAGGCGCAGCAGCGACATCCCCGGAGGGATCTCCGCCGGCTCCCGCCCGTTGACCGTCAGCGGCCCGGGCGCGCTCGCGGGCGGCTGCCCGGCCGGCCCCGGGCGCTCGGGGACCAGGTGGGCGGGAAGGGGCAGGGCGGTGTGGCGGGTGCCGGTGGCGGCGTGCAGCGCGTTGCCGAGTGCGGCGGGTACGGGGACCAGACCGATCTCGCCGATCCCGCGGGCGCCGCCCGCCGGGCCGTCGGCCGTGGGGGTCTCCACCACCACGGCCTCGATGCCGGGGGCGTCGGTCATGGTGGGGATCCGGTACGCGCCCAGCCCCTCCACGTCGGGGCGTCCGGTGGAGAAGTCCACGCGCTCGGTGGTGGCCATCCCCCAGCCCTGGAGCGCCGCGCCGATGACCTGCTGCTCGCAGGCCAGGGGGTTGACCGCGCTGCCCGCGTCGACCGCGACGGTCAGTCCGGCTGAAGTGATCCGCCCGGTGACGGCCTCGATCCCGATGGTGACCGCGGCCGCAGCATAGGACCAGAACGGTGTCGGCCGGGTCGAGCGACCGGTGTGCGGATCGATCGGCGTGGTGGTGCCGTGCCCCGTCCGGCCGTGCCCGAGCAGTTCACCAGGCCCTTCGAAGTGCCGGGTGAGCAGCGCGGCGTAGGACAGGTGCCGGCCACGGGCGCCGATGGTCCCCTGGGCCATGACCACCTCCCCCTCGGTGGCGTGGAATTCGGCGGCGGCGATGGCCCGGAGCTGGTCTGCCACGGACTGGGCGGCCGCCTGCACGGCGCCGCCCACCGCAAAGGTCGTGCGCGAGGCGGTCGAGCCGCGGTCGAAGGACGGGGAGGAGGTGCCGGGGTCGGCCAGATGGATCCGCCCGGGCGGCAGCGACAGCGCCGCCGCGGCGATCTGCGCCATGATGGTACGGGCGCCCTGGCCGTTGTCGATGGCCGCGCACGCCACCTCCGCGCTGCCGTCGTGCAGCAGCCGCACCGTGGCGAAGGACACCGCGGGGGCCAGCGCCGACTTCCACGCCAGCGCATACCCGGTAGCGCGCCGCATACCCGCCGCACCCCCGCCCGGCCGCCGGCCGTCGCCGGGCTCGGTGCCGGGCCGGGTGCGAGCGGCGACCGCGTCCAGGCATGCCCCGGCGCCCACGTCCCGCATCACCTCCCCCGTCGCCGACACGTCCCCGTCGCGCAGCAGGTTGTGCCGGCGCAGCTCCAGCGGGCCGATGCCCAGCTCGGCGGCGAGCGTGTCGATCTGCTGCTCGCCGGCCCAGCAGGTCTGCGGGGTGCCCAGGCCCCGCATCGCCCCGGCGGGCAGCCGATTGGTGTACGCCAGGCGGGCGTCGACGCGTACGTGCGGGATCCGGTAGGGCCCGGGTGAGCCGTAGCCGCAGTTGCGCAGGATCAGCGGTGCCGCGTCGGCGTAGGCTCCCTGCTCGCCGACGATGGTGACCTCCCGCACGGTCAGCGTGCCGTCGCGGCGGGCGCCTGTGCGCATACGGATCCGCATCGGCATCCGCCCGGTCGCCGAGGTGAACTCCTGGACGCGGGTGAAGACGAGCCGCACCGGGCGGCCGGGCACGCGACGGGCCAGCAGCACCGCGGCCGGGTTGAGGGCGCGCAGGTACATCTTCGCGCCGAACGCGCCGCCCACGTACGGCACCCGCACGGTCACCTTGTTCAGCGGCAGATCGCACAGCTCGGCGAGCATGGCGCGCAGGGTGTGGGGGCCGGGCGTGGCCTGCCAGACCGTCAGCGCCCCTGCCGAGTCGAACCGGGCCACGACCGCGTGCGGTTCCAGGTGTGCGTGCTGCACGAACGACGTGGTGTAGGTGTCCTCGACGACGACGTCGGCGGCGGCCAGCCCGGCCTCGGCGTCGCCGGTGCGAAGCCGGAAGCGGAAGGGGCTGTTGCCGTGCGGGTCGAAGCGGATGCCCAGGGCCCCGGTCAGCTCGTAGTGCTGCCAGTCGGGGTGGATGAGCCGGGCGTCGTCAGCGAGCGCCTGGTCGGGGGTGAGTAGAGCGGGCAGCGGCTCGTACTCGACCTCGATCTGCTCGACGGCTTCGGCGGCCGCCTCCTCGGTTTCGGCGGCGACCGCGGCCACCACCTCCCCGTAGTGCCGCACCTGGTCGAGGGCGAGCGCGGGCTGGTCACGGACGAACGGGCCGTGCCGGCGCGGCCAGTCGGCGCCGGTGACCACCGCCCTGACCCCGGGCACCCGCCGGGCCCTGCGCGTATCCAGCCTGCGGATACGAGCGGCCGGGAGCGGGGACGTCAGCACACGTGCGGTCAGCGCCCCCGGCGGCGCCACGTCCACGCCGTACTCGGCGGCGCCGGTGACCTTGGGCACGGCATCCAGGCGGGGCAGCGAGACCCCCACCGCGCCCGGACCCCGCGCCTGCCGCTGGTCCTTACCCATGTGACCTCCCTCGGTCGGTCCGCCCACGGATCAGCCCGGCAGCACCACGGACGGCCGCCTTCACGCACCGGCCGGCGAGCCGCTCGTCGCCGTCCCCGGCCCGTGCCCGTGCCCGGCGCAGCGTGCGCGGCCGGGTGTCCGGGTCGACGGCTTCGGCGGGCGCATGCACGTGGTCGTGTTCACCGGGTGCCGGGGCCCGGGCGCAGCTCGGTCAGGAGTTTCAGCCCACCGGGCTCGTCAGGGTCGGGGCGCAGCAGGTAGGAGGTGTGGGTGGGCGGTTCGCCCCGGGCGGTGAAGTCCAGCGCGGGCAGCAGTCCTCCGGTGTCGACTCCGGCGAGGTCGCGGTAGGTCTTCTCGACGTTCTCGCGGGTCAGGTCGCCTTCGGCGCAGGCGGCCTTGAGGACCTTGTGCATCACCTCCGCGGCGCCGGCGCCGTGGACGACGGGCGGGTTGGGGATCTGGTCCGGCCACCTGTCCTTGAAAGCCTCCAGGATGCGGGCGGGACCCTCCTGGCTGCTGGACAGCGGCGCCAGTGCGGAGGTCTGGTAGAAGTGCTCGGTCAGCGGGCCTTTCGCGCTGCCGTCCAGAAGGGAGGGCACGTAGGTGAAGGTCGAGCCGATGAAGTCGGCGTCGTAGCCGAGTGCCTTGGCGACCGAGACCGCCGAGGCGGTCTGGGTGGGCGCGGTGGTGAGCATGACGTAGTCGACGCCGCTGCTGCGCAACGCGGAGACCTGCGCCGTCAAGTCCTTGTCGCTCGCCTTGACGACCTGGCCCGCCACCTTCCCCAGGCCGAGTTCGGCGGCCGCGTCCTCGGTGCCGGCCAGCGCGTCCTCGCCGTACTCGCCCTGGAGGTAGATGTGGCCGATCTTCTTGCCACCCTCGAGCGCGCCGGTCTCCTTCAGCCAGTGGACGGCGTTGGCCGTCTCCTGACGGTAGGTGGTGCCGGTCAGCGCGATGAGGGGACTCTCCAGGAGATTGGCGGCGAAGCTGGAGGGGATGGTGAGGACTTCGTCCTTGCCGATGCGGGGGGTGAGCGCGCTCACCATGGGTGAGCCCAGGAGCATCTGGAAGGCCAGGACGTCCGGCTCCATCCCGGTGTACTGGCTCACGGCGGTTTCCGTGTTGTAGCCGTGGTCCTCGACGGCCAGCTCCACCTTCCTCCCGCACACCCCGCCCCTGTCGTTGATCTCGTCCCACTGCAGTTGCAGGCCGCGCAGCGTGTCGGTGCCGCCGGCGACGAACGCGCCGGAGAGGTCGGTCAGCACACCGAGGCTGATGGTGTCGCCGTCCACTCCGGGTGCCGCGGCGGACTGCGACGCCTTCGGCGAGCAGCCCAGCACGACCAGCGACACGGCGGTGGTGACGGCCACGGCTGCGGGGAATGAACGGTTCATCGGATTCCTGCCTTCGTGGCGGTGGGGCGGCGGCGCGGGCGCAGCGCGGCGCGGCAGGCTCCGGCCAGGCCGCCTCGGGCGAAGAGGAGCACGGCCACCACGGCGGCGCCGTAGAGGATCTGCGCGGCCACTCCGGCGCTCAGGCCGCCGGAGCCTTCGGCGGCCAGCAGCGGCAGGTGATCGCTGTAGTGGCGCAGCAGAATCGGCAGGGAGGTCACGAACGCGGCGCCGAGGACCGCGCCGAGAGGCGAGCCGAGCCCGCCGATGACGATCATGGCCATGTAGGAGAAGGCCATTTCCACCTCGTAGGAACTGGGCACCAGGCGCTGCAGGGTGAGTGCGAGCAGGACCCCGGCGGCGCCGGCGTAGGCGGCGGCGATGGCGAAGGCCGCGGCCTTGTAGCGGGGCACGTGGACACCCATGGCGGCGGCCGCGGTCTCCCCGCCGCGGATGGCCGCCAGTGCGCGGCCGGGCCGGGTGTTGCGCAGCGAGGCGTACAGCGCGTACGCGGCGACCGCCACCGCCAGCGCGACGTACCACAGCCGCTCCACGCGGCCGAACGGCACACCCAGGAGATCGCCGCCGCCGTCGTCGAAGGCCAGCCCGAAGAAATTCAGGGGCGGTGCGTCGCGGCCGTCGTAACCGCCGGTCAGGTCGGTGAGGTTGAGCAGCAGGTGCTGGCCCAGGACGACCAGGCCGAGGGAGGCGACGGCCAGGTAGATGCCCCGCACGCGCGCGGAGATCGGTGCGTAGAGGGCGCCGGCGACGCCGGCCAGGACGATGGCGCCGAGCGCGGCGAGGGCGGTGGGCCAGCCGGCGCCGGCCAGTTCGCCGCTGCCGTCGGAGGCGAGCGCGGTGTACCCGTAGCCGCCGGTCGCGATGAAGAACGGGTGGGCCAGGGAGATCTGCCCGGTGTGGCCCACCAGCAGATCCAGGCCGAGCGCGCCGACCACGGAAGCGGCGACCAGGAGGCCGAGGTTCAGCCAGAAGTGGTCGAGGTAGAACGGGAGGGCCGCGGCGACCACCAGGGCACCGGCCGCCGCCGCCCCCCGCACGGCAGCAGACCGGCGCCGCGGCCCCCGCGGCCCCGTCCCCGGACCCCCGATCCCCTGACCTCCGGTCTTCGACTCTCCGGTCTCCGGCGGGCCGGTGCCGGTGTCCGGACGGGGCGTCGCGGTCTTCGTGCTCCTGTCGTCGCCCGCGGGGCGGTCGTCAGACACGGGTCACCTCCCGGGTGCCGAACAGCCCCGCCGGGCGGGCCAGGAGAAGAGCCATCATCAATACGTACGGCACGACGGAGGAGAAGCCCTGGCCGAGGAAGTCGATCCGGCTCTGGTAGCCCTGGGCGAGCACTTCGCAGGTCCCGACCAGGAAGCCCCCGAGGACGGCACCTTCCAGGGAATCAAGACCGCCGATGATCGCGGCGGGCAGGGCGCGCAGCGCGACCGTGGCGGTGGAGGAGTCAAGACCCGGCGAGGGGAAGGCGGTCAGGAACAGCACCGCGATGCCGGCCAGCAGCCCGGCCAGTGCCCAGGCGGCCAGCGTGATCCGCCGCAGCGGGATGGCCATCAGCCGGGCCGTCTCACGGTCCTCGGTCGCGGCCCTGGCCGCGATGCCCCACGAGGACACCCGCAGCCAGGTGAACAAGGCCGCCACCACGACCAGCGTGACGGTGATCGCGACCGCGCGGCTCTCCGCCACGCTGAGGCCGCCGATGTCCAGCACACCCGAGCCCCAGGGGTCGTCCAGGTCCAGCACCCGTGAGCCCAGCCGCCGGTTGATCTCGGCCTGCAGCATGATGCCCGCGCCCAGGGTGATGACGGACGCGGTGACCACGGCCTGCGCCGCCACCGCGCGGGAGGTGAGGAGCTCCAGGACGACGCCGATGGCGGCCGCCGCGCAGACACCGGCCAGTACCGCCACCACGAACGGAGCGTGCAGGTCGGTGACCTGCCAGGTCACCAGCCCGGCAGCCATGACCATCCCGGGATGCGCGAAGTTCAGCACCCCGGTGGCCTTGAAGACGACGACCAGCCCCAGCGCCAGCAGCGCGTAGATCGCACCGAGGGCCAGGCCGCCTGCCAGGTGCGTGAGGAACGTGTCCACGCTCACTCCTCCTCGTCCACGCCGGAGGGTCCAGTCGCTCCCGGCCGGTGGTGCCGCCTGCGTGCCCGGGGCAGGCCGGGCCGCCCGGATTCGGCGCCGGTGCCGAGGTAGGCGGCGATGACCGCCGGGTCGGCGCTCACCTCTTCCGGTGTGCCGTGGGCGATCCGGACACCGAAATCCAGCACGGTGACCGTCTGGGCAAGATCCATCACGACCTGCATGTCGTGGTCGACCAGGACCAGCGTGGCGCCCAGCTCCGTGTGGCAGTACCGGATCGTGGCCGCGACTTCGAGCTTCTCCTCCCTGTTCATCCCGGCCAGCGGCTCGTCCAGTAGCAGCACCGGCCGCTCCGTGCACACCGCCCGCGCCACCTCCACACGCTTGCGGTCGCCGTAGGACAGCTCCCCGACGTTCTGGTCCAGCAGCGCCGCGATGCCCAACTGCCCGGCCAGCTCCCGCACCCGGCGGCGGTGCGCACGCTCCTCGGCCCGCGCCGCGCGCGTACGCATCACCGCGGCGGCGAAGGCGAACGGACCGCCGCGCATCAGGTGGTGCCGGCCCAGCAGGAGGTTGTCCTCGACCGACTGGTCGCCGTACAGGGCCAGGTTCTGGAAGGCGCGCGCCACCCCCAGCCCGGCTGCCGCGTACGGTCGGCGGGACGGCAGGACCCGGCCCCCGATACGGACCGTCCCCTCGTCGGGAGCGAGGATGCCGCTGAGCACGTTCAGCAGCGTGGTCTTCCCCGCCCCGTTCGGGCCGATGATCGC
The Streptomyces sp. CNQ-509 DNA segment above includes these coding regions:
- a CDS encoding amidohydrolase family protein, which translates into the protein MTADNGPAGPVNGPTDIGTWALTGVTALLGEELTPTRQATLVITDGRITAAGRLHDPGPAVPRLHRPDLLITPGFVNGHTHIGDAAFAEAGFRTEGVDLLYAPDGQRWQLMAQAGDEQLVTGMRQAMQTMIRCGVVAFEDFREQGRHGVDLLREATSGLPIRALALGRHADLPFTTEQLRANTGGLSEEAQAEIRDILDSADGFSVVSPNQLTDAALAQTADLVRASGKRLAAHVSEREEDRQTSLARTGRSDIARAIEILRPDYLVHATAATPEELHAAARAGMAVVMCPRSHAALGFGVPPYLGAVAAGVKVALGTDNVMTTTPSPHEEANFLVKAERWRTGTVRHPDPGRLLAAMTVNAAQVLGATDLGSLSVGKAATFVAFDTASPNLAAAAAHDPAAALVNRATAGDIAAVVFDGRTVVGTLDHPTPPATRPGPS
- a CDS encoding molybdopterin cofactor-binding domain-containing protein yields the protein MGKDQRQARGPGAVGVSLPRLDAVPKVTGAAEYGVDVAPPGALTARVLTSPLPAARIRRLDTRRARRVPGVRAVVTGADWPRRHGPFVRDQPALALDQVRHYGEVVAAVAAETEEAAAEAVEQIEVEYEPLPALLTPDQALADDARLIHPDWQHYELTGALGIRFDPHGNSPFRFRLRTGDAEAGLAAADVVVEDTYTTSFVQHAHLEPHAVVARFDSAGALTVWQATPGPHTLRAMLAELCDLPLNKVTVRVPYVGGAFGAKMYLRALNPAAVLLARRVPGRPVRLVFTRVQEFTSATGRMPMRIRMRTGARRDGTLTVREVTIVGEQGAYADAAPLILRNCGYGSPGPYRIPHVRVDARLAYTNRLPAGAMRGLGTPQTCWAGEQQIDTLAAELGIGPLELRRHNLLRDGDVSATGEVMRDVGAGACLDAVAARTRPGTEPGDGRRPGGGAAGMRRATGYALAWKSALAPAVSFATVRLLHDGSAEVACAAIDNGQGARTIMAQIAAAALSLPPGRIHLADPGTSSPSFDRGSTASRTTFAVGGAVQAAAQSVADQLRAIAAAEFHATEGEVVMAQGTIGARGRHLSYAALLTRHFEGPGELLGHGRTGHGTTTPIDPHTGRSTRPTPFWSYAAAAVTIGIEAVTGRITSAGLTVAVDAGSAVNPLACEQQVIGAALQGWGMATTERVDFSTGRPDVEGLGAYRIPTMTDAPGIEAVVVETPTADGPAGGARGIGEIGLVPVPAALGNALHAATGTRHTALPLPAHLVPERPGPAGQPPASAPGPLTVNGREPAEIPPGMSLLRLLRERLALTGAKAGCDAEGVCGTCTVLLDGQPLRACRTTATRIGGEVRTVEDLARHGELSRLQRTFVDHGAVQCGYCTPGMLMAATALLERTPRPSRDQVRRHLAGNLCRCGAYAHIVDAVLAAADTPSPPPATEGSDARSGSTRPDEERV
- a CDS encoding ABC transporter substrate-binding protein, producing MNRSFPAAVAVTTAVSLVVLGCSPKASQSAAAPGVDGDTISLGVLTDLSGAFVAGGTDTLRGLQLQWDEINDRGGVCGRKVELAVEDHGYNTETAVSQYTGMEPDVLAFQMLLGSPMVSALTPRIGKDEVLTIPSSFAANLLESPLIALTGTTYRQETANAVHWLKETGALEGGKKIGHIYLQGEYGEDALAGTEDAAAELGLGKVAGQVVKASDKDLTAQVSALRSSGVDYVMLTTAPTQTASAVSVAKALGYDADFIGSTFTYVPSLLDGSAKGPLTEHFYQTSALAPLSSSQEGPARILEAFKDRWPDQIPNPPVVHGAGAAEVMHKVLKAACAEGDLTRENVEKTYRDLAGVDTGGLLPALDFTARGEPPTHTSYLLRPDPDEPGGLKLLTELRPGPGTR
- a CDS encoding branched-chain amino acid ABC transporter permease, producing MSDDRPAGDDRSTKTATPRPDTGTGPPETGESKTGGQGIGGPGTGPRGPRRRSAAVRGAAAAGALVVAAALPFYLDHFWLNLGLLVAASVVGALGLDLLVGHTGQISLAHPFFIATGGYGYTALASDGSGELAGAGWPTALAALGAIVLAGVAGALYAPISARVRGIYLAVASLGLVVLGQHLLLNLTDLTGGYDGRDAPPLNFFGLAFDDGGGDLLGVPFGRVERLWYVALAVAVAAYALYASLRNTRPGRALAAIRGGETAAAAMGVHVPRYKAAAFAIAAAYAGAAGVLLALTLQRLVPSSYEVEMAFSYMAMIVIGGLGSPLGAVLGAAFVTSLPILLRHYSDHLPLLAAEGSGGLSAGVAAQILYGAAVVAVLLFARGGLAGACRAALRPRRRPTATKAGIR
- a CDS encoding branched-chain amino acid ABC transporter permease, whose amino-acid sequence is MDTFLTHLAGGLALGAIYALLALGLVVVFKATGVLNFAHPGMVMAAGLVTWQVTDLHAPFVVAVLAGVCAAAAIGVVLELLTSRAVAAQAVVTASVITLGAGIMLQAEINRRLGSRVLDLDDPWGSGVLDIGGLSVAESRAVAITVTLVVVAALFTWLRVSSWGIAARAATEDRETARLMAIPLRRITLAAWALAGLLAGIAVLFLTAFPSPGLDSSTATVALRALPAAIIGGLDSLEGAVLGGFLVGTCEVLAQGYQSRIDFLGQGFSSVVPYVLMMALLLARPAGLFGTREVTRV